The genomic stretch CCGGACAAATCCAGATAAAATTCATCGATGCTCGCTTTTTCCAAAACGGGTACTTTTTCCTGAATTACTTCGGTTACCATATGCGACATTTTGGAGTACATATCCATGTCACCTTTGATGACTCTTGCTTCGGGACATAATCTTAATGCCATTTTGATAGGCATGGCACTTCGTACACCGAAAAATCTTGTTTCGTAAGAGCAGGATGCCACTACACCACGGTCTCCACCTCCTATGATCACAGGCTTTTTCTCCAATTCGGAGTTTTTCAACCGTTCACAGGAAACAAAAAACGTATCCAGATCCATATGCACTATCGCTCTTTCCATGGTGTAAAATTATTACGTTTTATAACAAAATATCGTATATTTGTTGCTATAATTTATAGCAATGTCAATTTTTTCAGAAAACATCAGGTTTTTAAGAGACAAAATGAAGGCATCCCAACAAAAGGTAGGAGATGAAATTTCGATCACGCGCGGAAGGTATGCGACTTATGAAGACGGAAGATCGGAACCGCCTATCGAACTGTTGGTCAAGCTTTCCAAATACTATAAAGTAAGTATTGATTTACTGCTGACCGTTGATTTGCGGAAGTATCCGCTGGATGATGTAGTCAACCTTCCCAACAACAGAATTTTGTTGCCGATGAAAGTTGATCATACAGGAGAAAACATAATTGAAATCGTTCCTCAAAAAGCAAGTATGGGATACCTCAGCGGATATAATGATCCTGAGTTTGTGGAGGGACTGCAGCATCTCTCGCTCCCTTTTTTAAGAAACGGAAAATTTCGGGCTTTTCCTGCCGATGGGGATTCCATGCCACCTTATAATGACGGAACGTATATCGTCGGAAAATATCTTGAGGATAAAAAGGATCTGAAAAAAGGTAAAACGTACATTTTCATTACAAAAGATGGTATTGTTTATAAAAGGTACTCCAAGCAAAATGATTTCGGAAGTTTCGTAAGTTCTGATAATTCTTTTTATGAACCATATGAAATCAAATGGTCTGAAGTTTACGAAATATGGGAATTTGCCTGCAGCATCAATACGAAAGAGCTGAAAGTGGAAAATATGGAATATCAGGAGATTAAAAATATGTTTGAGCAGTTAAGGTCTGAGATACGAAATTCAAAAACTAAAAGTTAATTTAAATATAAACACAAAAGCTTTCCCGTTGGGAAAGCTTAAAAACACAAATGATGATGAAAGTCCCATTGTGGGATAGGATAAAGTTAATAAAAAAAGTTTATAAAACAATGGGGCAACTCAGTTTATTCAGCGCAGAAGAATTCTATACTTTTCCAAAAGATCTGTTGGAGTTCAGAGAACATTTTTTAACATTAAAAGAGTCAGACGTGCTGTTCTCTCACCTTTTGGGCAATACTCCATGGAAGCAGAGAACTCAGACGATGTATGATAAGAAGGTATTGACCCCTCGTCTTACAGCTTGGTACGGAGACAGTGAGAAATCATATAAACTTGGAGGCAGTGAATTTGAAGTCAATGCATGGACACCGGAGTTGCTTTCTTTGAAGAAAAAGATTGAGCAGGTATTTGGCTACGAATTCAATTCTGTTCTTTTAAATCTATATCGGGATCATAACGATTCCGTAGCATGGCATAGAGATAAAGAAAGCAGATATGGTAACCGTCCGGTCATTGCATCTTTAAGTCTTGGAGAGACCCGGAAATTTGATTTCAGGAAATTAAATCACCATAACAGAAAACATAGCATTCCATTACCACACGGATCTTTACTCATAATGAAAGGTGATCTTCAGGAAAATTGGGAACACCGTATTGCCAAGTCAAGTTTGTTGATGAAAGAACGTATTAATTTGACTTTTCGCTTGGTGAGTGAAATTGCTTAATATTGCTGTTCATAAATCAGATATTTGATGATATGATATATTTATGAACTCAAATGAATTACTAACGTCCGTTTGATATTGTAAGATTTTATTTCGCAGGTATAGAAGAGTATTTAGGAAAAATGATATATTTAAAACATCAATTCGTCATCACCGAAAATGTTGAGTCTTAAATATCATTTTTTTTTCTGATATAGTTTGAAGATATCTATTATTAAATATTAGGATAACATTAGAACTTTTCACAAACCATCGTATAAAATAAATTGCTGGCATTCATATTTCTTGCTAAAAAGGTTACTCGATATAAATTAGTGTCACCAGGATAAGTAATATAATATTCTCCTAATGAATTATTAGTATATACAGTGTCCAGTGTTATCCAGTTATTGGCTGTGGTAAATACTGCTGTTAGATTTGATGAGACACTATTTGGTGTTGTAAAACTGTTAACATTACTATTTGCTCTTAGAATTCTTGTATAATATAATGTAGTGTTAGCTGGAGTAAGTAAACGCATTTGAGGCAGAGGTCCAGTTTCATATCTAAATTCCATTTTTCCACAATTCATAACACTTCCAATATTGGGTGAATTAGAAAAATAAACAATCTTTTTATTTTCTACCGCTAATTCTTGAATAGTAGCAAGGAGACTATTTTTATCCCAAGCATCAAGCTGACCATTTGCATCAGCAACAATTACTTTATTATAATTGCTGTCAGTACTCTTATCTGTTGTTGTACGAACTCTCAAGTCTCCATTAACATCTAATGTTCTACTAGGACTCGCAGTAGCAATACCAACTTGGGCATTAAAGATTGCACTAAAAAATATTGAAGACAAAATTAATTTTTTCATATTGACTGAACATAAAATTTTTCACAGATTAAACTGTATGTAAATAATGTACTAGTATTACTAACTCGAGTGAGTGTAATTCTATAAAGACTATTTTGTTTCGGTGGCACTATTGTATAAATTCTTACTGAACCGCTAGCAGAAGAAAAAAGTGTAGTATCCAAAGTTTGATAGGTAGAAAAGTTAGCATTAGTAAAAATAACATTTCTATTAACAAAATTATATGTATTATCTACCCAGCGTTTAATTCCGTATCCTATATTAATTGATGTTGCATTAGAATTAGTAACAAACATGGTCGATGA from Chryseobacterium indoltheticum encodes the following:
- a CDS encoding alpha-ketoglutarate-dependent dioxygenase AlkB family protein, translating into MMMKVPLWDRIKLIKKVYKTMGQLSLFSAEEFYTFPKDLLEFREHFLTLKESDVLFSHLLGNTPWKQRTQTMYDKKVLTPRLTAWYGDSEKSYKLGGSEFEVNAWTPELLSLKKKIEQVFGYEFNSVLLNLYRDHNDSVAWHRDKESRYGNRPVIASLSLGETRKFDFRKLNHHNRKHSIPLPHGSLLIMKGDLQENWEHRIAKSSLLMKERINLTFRLVSEIA
- a CDS encoding LexA family transcriptional regulator, which gives rise to MSIFSENIRFLRDKMKASQQKVGDEISITRGRYATYEDGRSEPPIELLVKLSKYYKVSIDLLLTVDLRKYPLDDVVNLPNNRILLPMKVDHTGENIIEIVPQKASMGYLSGYNDPEFVEGLQHLSLPFLRNGKFRAFPADGDSMPPYNDGTYIVGKYLEDKKDLKKGKTYIFITKDGIVYKRYSKQNDFGSFVSSDNSFYEPYEIKWSEVYEIWEFACSINTKELKVENMEYQEIKNMFEQLRSEIRNSKTKS